From Eptesicus fuscus isolate TK198812 chromosome 14, DD_ASM_mEF_20220401, whole genome shotgun sequence, one genomic window encodes:
- the OPN1SW gene encoding short-wave-sensitive opsin 1, whose amino-acid sequence MSKMSGEEEFYLFKNISSVGPWDGPQYHIAPVWAFHLQAAFMGFVFFAGTPLNATVLVATLRYKKLRQPLNYILVNVSLGGFLFCIFSVFTVFIASCQGYFIFGRHVCALEAFLGSTAGLVTGWSLAFLAFERYIVVCKPFGSFRFSSRHALMVVLATWTIGIGVSIPPFFGWSRFIPEGLQCSCGPDWYTVGTKYRSEYYTWFLFIFCFIVPLSLICFSYSQLLGALRAVAAQQQESASTQKAEREVSRMVVVMVGSFCLCYVPYAALAMYMVNNRNHGLDLRLVTIPAFFSKSACVYNPIIYCFMNKQFRACMMEMVCGKSMTDESDVSSSQKTEVSTLSSSQVGPS is encoded by the exons ATGAGCAAAATGTCAGGGGAGGAGGAGTTTTATCTGTTCAAGAACATCTCCTCGGTGGGCCCGTGGGATGGGCCTCAGTACCACATTGCCCCGGTCTGGGCCTTCCACCTCCAGGCAGCCTTCATGGGCTTTGTCTTCTTTGCAGGGACGCCACTCAATGCCACTGTGCTGGTGGCCACATTGCGCTACAAAAAGCTGAGACAGCCCCTCAACTACATTTTGGTCAATGTGTCCCTGGGGGGCTTCCTCTTCTGCATCTTCTCCGTCTTCACTGTCTTTATTGCCAGTTGCCAGGGATACTTCATCTTCGGCCGCCATGTTTGTGCTTTGGAGGCCTTCCTGGGCTCTACAGCAG GTCTGGTAACGGGCTGGTCACTGGCCTTCCTAGCCTTCGAGCGCTACATCGTCGTCTGTAAGCCCTTCGGCAGCTTCCGCTTCAGCTCCAGGCATGCACTGATGGTGGTTCTGGCCACCTGGACCATTGGTATTGGCGTCTCCATCCCACCCTTCTTCGGCTGGAGCCG GTTCATCCCCGAGGGCCTGCAATGTTCCTGTGGCCCCGACTGGTACACCGTGGGCACCAAATATCGCAGCGAGTACTACACCTGGTTCCTCTTCATCTTCTGCTTCATTGTGCCCCTCTCCCTCATCTGCTTCTCCTACTCTCAGTTGCTGGGGGCCCTTAGAGCT GTTGCAGCCCAGCAGCAGGAGTCGGCTTCCACCCAGAAGGCTGAGCGGGAGGTGAGCcgcatggtggtggtgatggtggggtcCTTTTGTCTCTGTTATGTGCCCTATGCTGCCCTGGCCATGTATATGGTCAACAACCGTAACCACGGGCTAGACTTACGGCTTGTCACCATTCCTGCCTTCTTCTCCAAGAGCGCATGCGTCTACAATCCCATCATCTACTGCTTCATGAATAAGCAG TTCCGGGCTTGCATGATGGAGATGGTGTGTGGGAAGTCCATGACAGATGAGTCTGACGTGTCCAGCTCCCAGAAAACAGAAGTTTCTACTCTCTCTTCTAGCCAAGTGGGCCCCAGCTAG